In Lotus japonicus ecotype B-129 chromosome 5, LjGifu_v1.2, one genomic interval encodes:
- the LOC130720850 gene encoding OVARIAN TUMOR DOMAIN-containing deubiquitinating enzyme 9: MCFFRNMATHDMDPDVVRWGLHLLDGCTFSHRASPSVVTRCDPDLGRVEYVREGFCQNSYVDDDEAVARAYQEELSRLGSMEASGMSNFGNEQVGASVYPPDWLASSNGNYNFGGNSCENSVDESSSMKEVENCGPGERENDGHENGGFDPSSESGEMSYISDDFWHTLEISDESSLDGEVGKRLNQMVPIPHIPKTNIKIPSDDEEISDHQRLLDRLQLYELVESKVEGDGNCQFRSLSDQLYRSPNHHKFVREQIVEQLKSCPELYAGYVPMAYSDYLKKMSKSGEWGDHVTLQAAADWYGVKIFVITSFKDTCYIEILPQQPKSGRVIFLSFWAEVHYNPIYPEGELPSSHGSYLKKKKKWWNIGG, encoded by the exons ATGTGTTTTTTCAGGAACATGGCAACACATGATATGGATCCTGATGTTGTTCGCTGGGGTCTTCATCTCCTGGATGGTTGTACGTTTTCCCATAGAGCTTCGCCTAGTGTTGTTACTCGATGTGATCCGGATTTAGGTCGAGTTGAATATGTTAGGGAAGGCTTCTGTCAGAATTCTTATGTGGACGATGATGAGGCTGTTGCGCGTGCTTATCAAGAAGAGTTGTCGCGACTTGGTTCCATGGAAGCCTCTGGGATGTCAAATTTTGGTAATGAGCAAGTGGGGGCGTCCGTTTATCCACCAGACTGGCTTGCTTCTTCAAATGGAAACTATAACTTTGGTG GCAACTCTTGCGAGAACTCTGTAGATGAGTCATCCAGTATGAAAGAAGTGGAGAATTGTGGTCCAGGTGAAAGGGAAAATGATGGGCATGAAAATGGAGGTTTTGATCCGTCTTCTGAATCAGGAGAGATGTCTTATATCAGTGATGACTTTTGGCATACATTGGAAATATCAGATGAGTCTTCTCTTGATGGCGAAGTAGGAAAAAGGTTAAATCAGATGGTTCCCATTCCT CATATTCCTAAAACCAATATAAAAATAccatctgatgatgaagaaatatcAGATCATCAAAGGCTGCTAGACAG ACTGCAGTTATATGAGCTGGTTGAGTCTAAGGTTGAAGGAGATGGTAACTGCCAG TTTCGTTCTTTGTCAGATCAGCTCTATCGCTCTCCAAACCACCACAAATTTGTGAGGGAGCAAATTGTTGAACAG CTCAAGTCTTGCCCAGAACTATATGCGGGTTATGTTCCTATGGCTTATAGTGACTATTTGAAGAAAATGAGCAA GAGCGGTGAATGGGGAGATCATGTCACGTTACAGGCTGCTGCAGATTGG TATGGTGTCAAAATTTTTGTGATTACATCTTTTAAGGACACATGTTACATTGAGATTCTTCCACAGCAACCGAAGTCTGGAAGAG TGATATTTTTGAGCTTTTGGGCAGAGGTGCATTACAACCCAATTTATCCAGAAGGAG aATTGCCTTCATCCCATGGTTCCTAtctaaagaaaaagaagaaatggTGGAATATCGGTGGCTAG